Proteins from one Patescibacteria group bacterium genomic window:
- a CDS encoding polyhydroxyalkanoic acid system family protein: MMEVHLPYSLTKDEVLAKAKLLLSAMAKAHQDLIKNLSENWQGYTCSFSFQAKGKNISGWIEVRESEVFFKADLPFLFKLMKGEIEANIRDEWYRLLLP, encoded by the coding sequence ATGATGGAAGTTCATCTACCATATTCTCTGACTAAAGACGAGGTCTTGGCTAAAGCCAAGCTGCTGCTCTCTGCCATGGCCAAAGCACACCAGGATCTGATCAAAAACCTTTCAGAAAACTGGCAAGGCTATACCTGTTCTTTTAGCTTTCAGGCCAAAGGCAAAAATATCAGCGGCTGGATAGAAGTCAGGGAGAGTGAGGTTTTTTTCAAAGCTGATCTTCCCTTTCTTTTCAAGCTAATGAAAGGAGAAATCGAAGCTAACATTCGCGATGAATGGTACCGGCTTCTCCTCCCCTAA
- a CDS encoding 7TM diverse intracellular signaling domain-containing protein: protein MIASPIKLWAGAFYLANKIFFSRAERSQNQEKKRINKILSWTVYLIGLPAWVYILYTGNDIIAAFVEMAGAFSMATGLILAIKRKGRPPKWFYWIALVITSIGIGLSFYKLRGLSSYTQILELGLALGFLIGTFLLGVKDNFKGYLWFILMNGCCAALMLARTNPILFAQQLASIFFVLDAYRIRKRR, encoded by the coding sequence ATGATTGCTTCTCCGATTAAACTTTGGGCTGGAGCTTTTTATCTAGCTAACAAGATCTTTTTTTCACGAGCCGAAAGAAGCCAAAACCAAGAGAAAAAAAGGATTAATAAAATCCTTTCCTGGACGGTTTACCTAATTGGCCTGCCAGCTTGGGTTTATATTCTCTACACGGGCAATGATATTATTGCTGCCTTTGTTGAAATGGCTGGCGCTTTTTCTATGGCTACCGGTCTCATCCTAGCTATAAAAAGAAAAGGCAGACCGCCCAAATGGTTCTACTGGATCGCTCTAGTTATTACCAGTATCGGTATCGGCTTAAGTTTCTACAAACTCAGAGGCTTAAGCTCCTACACGCAAATTTTGGAGCTCGGACTGGCTTTGGGATTTCTCATCGGCACTTTTCTGCTCGGAGTTAAGGATAATTTCAAGGGTTACCTTTGGTTTATCTTAATGAACGGCTGCTGTGCCGCACTGATGTTAGCCCGCACGAATCCGATTCTTTTTGCTCAACAATTAGCTTCAATTTTCTTTGTTTTGGACGCCTACAGAATCAGAAAAAGGAGGTAA
- a CDS encoding ribonuclease H, producing the protein MNIDYNALNVYTDGSSKGSPRVGGIGIRLVFPESLSKSDNVKNINVPGYKNATNNQMELQACIIALEKIMKLDDLKKIQRIVINTDSMYVVGNYKKAIWNWSRNKWKKSSGGPVLNAELWKQLIRNMKKIGVRVDIYYVKGHSKSKHNKEADKLAKKSANKCRNKQLSVVNLRRKLSNKSVLLGSVKMSGQKIKIRIISSSYLKTQRIKKYKYEVISKKSKFYKCVDQIYGDKNIKTLRVGHSYLVSLNKNNMYPQVSKVFCDITEKN; encoded by the coding sequence ATGAATATTGATTATAATGCTTTAAACGTGTATACAGATGGATCTTCTAAGGGTTCTCCACGGGTTGGAGGCATAGGCATTAGATTGGTCTTTCCTGAATCGTTAAGTAAATCAGATAATGTAAAAAATATTAATGTCCCCGGATATAAAAATGCAACTAATAATCAAATGGAGCTTCAAGCTTGTATTATTGCCTTAGAAAAAATAATGAAACTTGATGATCTAAAAAAAATTCAAAGAATTGTCATAAATACTGATTCAATGTATGTTGTGGGTAATTATAAAAAAGCTATTTGGAATTGGAGTAGAAATAAATGGAAAAAAAGTTCTGGGGGGCCAGTTCTTAATGCGGAGTTGTGGAAACAATTAATTAGAAACATGAAAAAAATTGGTGTAAGAGTTGATATATATTATGTTAAGGGACACTCAAAAAGTAAACATAATAAAGAAGCAGACAAATTGGCAAAAAAATCAGCTAATAAATGTAGAAACAAACAATTAAGTGTCGTTAATCTTAGAAGAAAATTATCTAATAAAAGTGTATTGTTGGGTAGTGTCAAAATGAGTGGACAGAAAATAAAAATAAGGATTATTAGCAGTTCCTACTTAAAAACTCAAAGAATAAAAAAATATAAATATGAAGTAATATCAAAAAAAAGTAAATTTTATAAATGCGTTGATCAGATATATGGAGATAAAAATATTAAAACTCTTCGAGTTGGTCATAGCTACTTGGTAAGTTTAAATAAAAATAATATGTACCCACAAGTATCAAAAGTATTTTGTGATATTACTGAAAAAAACTAA
- a CDS encoding nucleotidyl transferase AbiEii/AbiGii toxin family protein, which translates to MSVDYAKHKNILLQILKDIYTDVTIASHLGFKGGTAAYLFYGLDRDSFDLDFDLLDENKIEIIFEKIHKIIKNYGKITYSKIKRFNLLKVISYDEKLQNIKIEINRRNFGSRYELKTLLGISMLVMKKEDMFAHKLMAMQERVHKTSRDIYDVWFFLKNNWPINQKIVEKRAETSYKESLQNCVKQIEKIKSRDLLVGLGESLSKSQKDWARAKLKSEIIFLLKARLKSEK; encoded by the coding sequence ATGAGCGTTGATTATGCTAAACATAAAAATATCTTATTGCAGATTCTAAAAGATATCTATACTGATGTTACTATTGCTTCACACCTGGGATTTAAAGGCGGAACTGCTGCTTACTTGTTTTATGGACTTGACCGGGATTCCTTTGATTTAGATTTTGATTTACTGGATGAAAATAAAATAGAAATAATTTTTGAAAAAATTCATAAGATTATAAAAAACTACGGTAAAATCACTTATTCAAAAATAAAAAGATTTAATTTATTAAAAGTTATTTCATACGATGAAAAATTACAAAACATTAAAATTGAAATCAACCGCAGAAATTTTGGCTCCAGGTATGAATTAAAAACTCTATTGGGAATTTCCATGCTGGTTATGAAGAAGGAGGATATGTTTGCTCATAAATTAATGGCTATGCAAGAGCGAGTACATAAAACCAGTCGTGATATTTATGATGTCTGGTTTTTTCTAAAGAATAACTGGCCAATCAACCAAAAAATTGTGGAAAAGAGAGCAGAAACCTCCTATAAAGAGAGTTTGCAGAATTGTGTTAAACAAATAGAAAAAATAAAAAGCCGCGATTTATTGGTTGGCCTGGGCGAATCATTGTCTAAGTCTCAAAAAGACTGGGCTCGTGCTAAATTAAAATCAGAAATTATTTTTTTACTAAAAGCCCGACTAAAAAGTGAAAAATAA
- a CDS encoding RNHCP domain-containing protein gives MKTRKFQRTKENFTCERCGFLVQGSGYTNHCPKCLWSKHVDINPGDRQASCQGLMEPVGVKVKSGEYVIVHRCSLCGFEKRNKAAENDNFNEILKLSSHSISKNSNHFPVKDKP, from the coding sequence ATGAAAACACGGAAATTTCAACGGACTAAAGAAAACTTTACCTGTGAAAGGTGCGGATTTTTGGTGCAGGGAAGCGGTTACACCAATCACTGTCCAAAATGTCTCTGGAGCAAACACGTAGATATTAATCCTGGTGACCGCCAGGCAAGTTGTCAGGGATTGATGGAACCAGTCGGGGTGAAGGTTAAAAGCGGAGAATACGTTATTGTCCATCGCTGTAGTCTCTGCGGCTTTGAGAAACGAAACAAAGCGGCCGAAAATGATAATTTTAATGAAATTCTAAAACTTTCGAGCCATTCCATTTCAAAAAATAGTAATCACTTCCCAGTAAAAGATAAACCATAA